GATTTGAAACGAATATTGATCCGAGACATAATAGTGGTTTGGAACAAAGTTGGCGACGCACTAAGGAGAAGTACATCAGCTATCAGTGTCCTGATACATCGGCTTGGAGTTATGACACATAGATACGACAAGATGAGCTATACCGAGCGGGTAATAGTGAATGTGCCTTCTATCCCAACATACCTGTTCGACAATAGGATGTCTGGCCGAGGTCATAGCGACCGTAGATGTCATGTCTGGTCGACAGTAGTCACTGATACTTACCAAGTAGGCGAAGCTCGCCAGCATATCAAGGTAGCCTATGGCTTGACAAAGTCGAGTGAGATGGGGTATCTGCGTACGGAGTTCTTTGACGAGACTCTCGACAACCTTTTCACTTTGAATAAGCACTTCGCAACTTGCGTCGGAGATTCTGGAGTTCAGCTGATTTAGTTGGATAGTCTGGCACTCAAGGTAGCCTTTGTTGCGAACGGTGTTGATAAGATGTGACGGGATGCCTGTGTCGTCGAAATCCTTCAAACTGAATCGGAGCCAGAACTTGCGGTTGTCGTCATATCTAATTTCGTTGCTGTAGTTGTTTTCGGCTTGTTTCCGTCAGATTGGAGAGACACGCGGCTGCAAACAGTGTTATGTTAGGGTCCCAGGAACCTACTGTTGAATCGCTCGACATACTCATATAGGTTATCCGTCTGCTCCTTGTACGCCTGTCGAGCAAGATCCAGAAGTGGGTCAACGTTACTCTGTACTCTAGTCAGATCAAGATGTTCGGTGTAATAGCAGCCACAATCATCTGCCTCACCTTGACTGCAAAAGTTCGCTGGTTTCTCATCTCTAGTGGCTTTGATGCAAAAACCGCATCCTTATCAATTTGTTTGTCAATCATCTCTAGGATCGAGTTGGTGATTTGAGGGAGGCATTGTTGTTGGGCTTTGACTAAAACTTCGCATCTAGCCGTCGCAAGAGCTTCATAGAGCGCTGGCATCGCAACCAAAAAGCTCTTGATTTGCAAAATACGGTTGATACTCTGCTCGGACTGAATTGTCGATTCATCGGTGTTTGTGACTATCAGTTGCTGGCAAAATGTTAGATCGTAGACGAACCGATAACTCGGACTACTCCTTTTCTTACCTTGGATACAACTCTGTCAATATCAGGGAGCGCTTTGAGGGCTACACAAGGCAGTGTCAGAACAAAGTTGGGAGTTCGGAATAGAGGTGGAGAAGACTTGCCCTTCCGCACCTCGAAGAACATGTCCTCTTTGCTCGAAAGCTCTTCCACAGCTTCATGGCGAGGTGCAATGATCTCTTTCTTTGTTGATGGTTGGAGGATACAGCTCCTAAGGTAGCGTGCGCCCATAGGGGTCAAAGTGTTGTTGAGAAGCCCGAACAAACATTGTTTTGACTTGATGTTCTGTGAGTTTTGCAGAAGTTCGAGGGCATGGATTGAGGCAACATCGATCATCATTGAATCATCCGGTGGCTCGTAGCTCATGGCAAGGCTGTGGGGTGCAATCCTGACAGAAGCTTGCAGCTCGAGATGTCTGAGCGCCTGCAGTTTATCCGTGGTGTCTGTCAGTCAAACATTGTACAGATAACTCTAGCAGGTATACACTTGCACCAACACTGGCATTAACAAAGACGTACTCACAGCTGATAGTGCGCATATAGCATAGAAGTTCCCGTTCACTGAAACCTGGAGGGCGTTAACGTCTTCATGAAAAGCCAAACTCTCAATGTAGGCAAGACCGGTTATCTCTGACCAATACTTCCTGTCAAGTGTTGTGATTGGGACGTCGGATAGCTCTTCCTCGATGATGCTGTAGAGAACCGACTTGCGGTTGGGGGGCCCAGCACTCGACACAATCAGAATCTCCTTGGGCTCGTGGACTCTTATTTTATGTATTGTGTGAACGTAGCATTGTGTGTCGCAAATCTGGCTCATGACTGCGCTTCCGATGTCAATGTCGATTATGGCGAGGCCAACAACGGGGGGTACGCCTCTCCCTTCACTGACGGCGCATATGATCTGTCGTCCCTCACATCCGGCGAATGCTGTGGGTGCCCTGGAGATGCTACGCGCATACGTGCCCGGCCGCTGAGAAGTGGATGTTGTTGCAGTGCCTGGACGATTACTGAGATAAGTTCCACGTGTAGGAGGCCGAGCGTCAGATCTGTGAATCATAGGCTGAGATTCGGATATGCCTGATGACTGGCCGCGAGAAGGGCTATTGGACTTGCTGAGAGGCTCCTGAGGGGAATATGTGGAAGGATGATCTTGTGAAGCTGAACTCGCAAAGTAGGGGGAAGCCGTCAGCCCCCGAGAGGGTGGTGTCTGGATCTTGGGGTATGGGGTCTGTTTTGCGCGCCGAGAGGGGAGCGGGGGAGGCGGCATCAGAATCCTATCTGCCTCGCCCGAAGACTGGCTCGAGGACCACATTACTCATGCGTGCTGGAAGAGGCGGTTGGATGTTGGT
This DNA window, taken from Pyricularia oryzae 70-15 chromosome 6, whole genome shotgun sequence, encodes the following:
- a CDS encoding MutS protein; this encodes MWSSSQSSGEADRILMPPPPLPSRRAKQTPYPKIQTPPSRGLTASPYFASSASQDHPSTYSPQEPLSKSNSPSRGQSSGISESQPMIHRSDARPPTRGTYLSNRPGTATTSTSQRPGTYARSISRAPTAFAGCEGRQIICAVSEGRGVPPVVGLAIIDIDIGSAVMSQICDTQCYVHTIHKIRVHEPKEILIVSSAGPPNRKSVLYSIIEEELSDVPITTLDRKYWSEITGLAYIESLAFHEDVNALQVSVNGNFYAICALSAALRHLELQASVRIAPHSLAMSYEPPDDSMMIDVASIHALELLQNSQNIKSKQCLFGLLNNTLTPMGARYLRSCILQPSTKKEIIAPRHEAVEELSSKEDMFFEVRKGKSSPPLFRTPNFVLTLPCVALKALPDIDRVVSKAYKEQTDNLYEISDASCEVLIQSEKVVESLVKELRTQIPHLTRLCQAIGYLDMLASFAYLCVANFVPNHYYVSDQYSFQIITGCNMSGKSTYIKTLAVLQVMAQIGSFVPAEYASLPIVHKIFTRISKDDNIESNLSTFSLEMREMAFILRNIDSRSLAIIDELGRGTSTRDGLAIAIAISEALIESGAQVLFATHFHELATVLNDRPHVVNQHLQAETSVVGDGPDAKPKITMIHKIAKGPLKDDSYGIDLARVIGFPPSFIENAQNLAERLRRNAAAKKQSSDQHRLMRRRALVTNLRELLIQARDSHMDDSALLTLLKRLQVDFVNRMAEIDDKDTNGDEQHTSEHYSTVGSTPRQFISSRESSHRPATSPDAEADHENQADTAADNNHKPHWLNESTGSNSRPGCSDLEDSRFRPHVESSPAAKFHRRKQSRKRRANSPENGRDRKVQIKLEKMADIQKTTSEADTRSKDEHNNSGQTPIEISDGSSSD